From the Cryptomeria japonica chromosome 2, Sugi_1.0, whole genome shotgun sequence genome, one window contains:
- the LOC131859965 gene encoding putative pentatricopeptide repeat-containing protein At3g49142 has product MPGRDIISWCKLITGYAQNGFVEKALEVFREMQLTCVKPNSTTCASILPACAKMGGLEQGYAQNGFVEKALENSQANAIERCKARLRNLCSHPPSPRKNGGFGARICTEWVVEGCSQNIFLMKHSGTHPDHRSFTCVLFACSHAGEREENAANSCGTDIVDRHERERQGWGRTEKKNAERSGNRRRLG; this is encoded by the exons ATGCCTGGACGAGATATCATCTCTTGGTGTAAGCTGATTACAGGGTACGCacaaaatgggtttgttgaaaAAGCCTTGGAGGTATTTAGGGAAATGCAATTGACATGTGTAAAGCCAAACTCGACAACCTGTGCTAGCATCCTCCcggcttgtgccaaaatgggaggtTTAGAACAGG gatacgcacaaaatgggtttgttgaaaagGCCTTGGAAAACTCACAAGCAAATGCAATCGAAAGGTGTAAAGCCAGACTCCGCAACCTTTGCTCGCATCCTCCCAGCCCGCGCAAAAATGGGGGTTTTGGAGCAAG GATATGCACAGAATGGGTTGTGGAAGGATgctctcaaaatatttttttaatgaaacaTTCTGGAACACACCCTGACCATAGAAGCTTCACTTGTGTTTTATTTGCATGCAGCCATGCAG GGGAAAGAGAGGAGAACGCAGCAAATTCGTGTGGAACAGATATAGTAGACAGACATGAGCGTGAGCGACAGGGTTGGGGTCGAACAGAAAAGAAAAATGCAGAGAGGAGTGGGAATAGGAGGCGACTGGGCTAA